From the Terriglobales bacterium genome, one window contains:
- a CDS encoding CoA-transferase — protein sequence MSKLRTMREAVAELVPEGASVAMGCQMEQMIPFAAGHELIRQKKRGLTLIGPISDVLFDQVIGAGCAERVIAAWVGNVMMGSAYNFRRAAESGAIEVVNMTNFSVALGLQAAAMGVPFLPTRTALGSDVARNNPFFAEVRNPFGMTNDKGQMTNETERLHAVKAIVPDVAIVHVQRADENGNAHCWGNFGVMLEAVRAAKRVVVTCEEIVPAEVIASDPNRTVIPGFLVSAVVEARMGGHPSPVQGYYARDDAYFRQYHEQTKTAEDFARWVEKWVHGVRDRAEYVGLLGGCRVEELAVKKHAYAAPADFGY from the coding sequence ATGAGTAAGCTGCGCACAATGCGGGAGGCGGTGGCGGAGCTGGTGCCGGAGGGCGCGAGCGTCGCGATGGGCTGCCAGATGGAGCAGATGATCCCGTTCGCGGCGGGGCACGAGCTGATCCGGCAGAAGAAGCGCGGGCTGACGCTGATCGGGCCGATCTCGGACGTGCTGTTCGACCAGGTGATCGGCGCGGGGTGCGCGGAGCGGGTGATCGCGGCGTGGGTGGGGAACGTGATGATGGGCTCGGCGTACAACTTCCGGCGGGCGGCGGAGTCGGGAGCGATCGAGGTCGTCAACATGACGAACTTCTCGGTGGCGCTCGGGCTGCAGGCGGCGGCGATGGGAGTGCCGTTCCTGCCGACGCGGACGGCGCTGGGGAGTGATGTGGCGCGAAACAATCCATTCTTCGCAGAGGTCCGTAACCCGTTCGGAATGACAAATGACAAAGGACAAATGACAAATGAAACCGAGCGGCTGCATGCCGTGAAGGCGATCGTGCCGGATGTGGCGATCGTCCACGTGCAGCGGGCGGATGAGAACGGGAATGCGCACTGCTGGGGGAACTTTGGGGTGATGCTGGAGGCGGTGCGGGCGGCGAAGCGGGTGGTCGTGACGTGCGAGGAGATCGTGCCGGCGGAGGTCATCGCGAGCGACCCGAACCGGACGGTCATCCCCGGGTTCCTGGTGAGCGCGGTGGTGGAGGCGCGGATGGGGGGACATCCCTCGCCGGTGCAGGGATATTACGCGCGCGATGACGCGTACTTCAGGCAGTATCATGAACAGACGAAGACCGCGGAAGACTTTGCGCGCTGGGTGGAGAAGTGGGTGCACGGCGTGCGTGACCGTGCGGAGTACGTCGGATTGCTGGGCGGGTGCCGCGTGGAAGAGTTGGCAGTGAAGAAGCACGCGTACGCAGCGCCGGCGGACTTTGGATACTGA
- a CDS encoding molybdopterin cofactor-binding domain-containing protein has protein sequence MIGKRIAMIDSAGKTTGSGKYTDDLAVPGMLIGKILHATLPHAKIKSINASRALMLDGVVTVVVGTDAPNKYGILPVGHDETALAVDKVRYVGDNVACVVAVDEQTAEKALELIEVEYESLPAYFDPEESMKATADLIHDHKANNIEKDYHHVFGDPDAGFAEADEVMEARYIANEVTHAAMEPHSTLAQFDIDAQTGQPTKLTVWSSTQVPYYLQHKLSIVLELPMSQIRVIKPLVGGGFGGKSEVIPLEIIAAVAARKAKAPVKITYTREEVFWAHRGRPRTIVDLKTGVRKDGRITAVAARVIQDGGAYCSYGVVTILYSGALLGALYDIPHIRYDGYRVLTNKPACGAMRGHGTVNVRFAFESQLDELAAKIGLDGATIRRRNLLKPPTITVNGLRVQSYGLPECIDKTVERSGWAYRKGKLGRGRGLGIACSHYVSGAANSIIRSDMPHSTVNLKLDRDGGVVIYTGASEIGQGSDTMVAQVVAEVLGVGLGRVKVIAADTDLTPVDIGSYSSRVTFMNGNAALRAAEDVKQKMLPAVARRLRCDARDVIMRDDFVWKRGVVPEGEEHRAHELLRARETRKIEDGQVLRDKVQMKRTSDEALEYMTFEEAVATAMAEHRSLTGTGSYAPPQEARGGKHKGGGVGPSPAYSYSAQVAEVTVDEETGVVTVQKVWAAHDCGRALNPVSVEGQVIGSVWMGLGQALQEEMVWKDGLLMNPGLLEYRSASVMESPEIECIIVESVDPEGPFGAKEASEGSLAAAIPAVANAIYDAVGVRLREAPFTPERVLAALRAQKGGGAKQVNMTEGVDPTAPAKFREHGGSLWFKGKGPKRHKQDPAVVKSGPVAGD, from the coding sequence GTGATCGGGAAGCGGATCGCGATGATCGATTCCGCGGGGAAGACGACGGGGTCGGGGAAGTACACCGACGACCTAGCGGTCCCGGGGATGCTGATCGGAAAGATCCTGCACGCGACGCTGCCGCACGCGAAGATCAAGAGCATCAATGCGTCGCGCGCGCTGATGCTGGACGGCGTGGTGACGGTGGTCGTCGGGACCGATGCGCCGAACAAGTACGGCATTCTTCCCGTCGGGCATGACGAGACGGCGCTGGCGGTGGACAAGGTGCGGTACGTCGGGGACAACGTGGCGTGCGTGGTGGCGGTGGATGAGCAGACGGCGGAGAAGGCGCTGGAGCTGATCGAGGTGGAGTACGAGTCGCTGCCGGCGTACTTCGACCCGGAAGAGTCGATGAAGGCGACGGCCGACCTGATCCACGACCACAAGGCAAACAACATCGAGAAGGATTACCACCACGTGTTCGGCGACCCGGACGCGGGCTTTGCCGAGGCGGACGAGGTGATGGAGGCGCGCTACATCGCCAACGAGGTGACGCACGCGGCGATGGAGCCGCACTCGACGCTGGCGCAGTTCGACATCGACGCGCAGACGGGGCAGCCGACGAAGCTGACGGTGTGGTCGTCGACGCAGGTGCCGTACTACCTGCAGCACAAGCTCTCGATCGTGCTGGAGCTGCCGATGTCGCAGATCCGGGTGATCAAGCCGCTGGTGGGCGGCGGGTTCGGCGGGAAGAGCGAGGTGATCCCGCTGGAGATCATCGCGGCGGTAGCGGCGCGGAAAGCGAAGGCGCCGGTGAAGATCACGTACACGCGCGAGGAGGTGTTCTGGGCGCATCGGGGGCGGCCGCGGACGATCGTGGACCTGAAGACGGGGGTGCGCAAGGACGGGCGGATCACGGCGGTGGCGGCGAGGGTGATCCAGGACGGCGGCGCGTACTGCTCGTATGGCGTGGTCACCATCCTTTATTCGGGCGCACTGCTGGGCGCGCTGTACGACATCCCGCACATCCGGTACGACGGCTACCGCGTGCTGACGAACAAGCCGGCGTGCGGCGCGATGCGCGGCCACGGCACGGTGAACGTGCGTTTCGCGTTCGAGTCGCAGCTGGACGAGCTGGCGGCGAAGATCGGGCTGGACGGCGCGACCATCCGGCGGAGGAACCTGCTGAAGCCGCCGACCATCACGGTGAACGGGCTGCGGGTGCAGAGCTACGGCCTGCCGGAGTGCATCGACAAGACGGTGGAGCGGTCGGGGTGGGCGTACCGCAAGGGCAAGCTGGGACGCGGGCGAGGGCTGGGCATTGCGTGCTCGCACTACGTGAGCGGCGCGGCGAACTCGATCATCCGGTCGGACATGCCGCACTCGACGGTGAACCTGAAGCTGGACCGCGACGGAGGCGTGGTGATCTACACGGGCGCGAGCGAGATCGGGCAGGGGTCGGACACGATGGTGGCGCAGGTGGTGGCCGAGGTGCTGGGCGTGGGGCTGGGGCGGGTGAAGGTGATCGCCGCGGACACCGACCTGACACCGGTGGACATCGGGTCGTATTCGAGCCGGGTGACGTTCATGAACGGGAACGCGGCGCTGCGGGCGGCCGAGGATGTGAAGCAGAAGATGCTGCCGGCGGTGGCGCGGCGTCTGCGCTGCGACGCGCGCGACGTGATCATGCGCGACGATTTCGTGTGGAAGCGGGGGGTGGTGCCGGAGGGCGAGGAGCACCGGGCGCACGAGCTGCTGCGGGCGCGCGAGACGCGCAAGATCGAAGACGGCCAGGTGCTGCGCGACAAGGTGCAGATGAAGCGCACGTCAGACGAGGCGCTGGAATACATGACGTTCGAGGAGGCGGTGGCGACGGCGATGGCGGAGCATCGGTCGCTGACCGGGACGGGTTCGTATGCGCCGCCGCAGGAAGCGCGCGGCGGGAAGCATAAGGGCGGCGGCGTGGGGCCGTCGCCGGCGTACTCGTACTCGGCACAGGTGGCCGAGGTCACGGTCGATGAAGAGACCGGCGTCGTGACGGTGCAGAAGGTGTGGGCGGCGCACGACTGCGGGCGGGCGCTGAACCCGGTGAGCGTGGAAGGGCAGGTCATCGGGTCGGTGTGGATGGGGCTGGGGCAGGCGCTGCAGGAAGAGATGGTGTGGAAAGACGGCCTGCTGATGAACCCCGGGCTGCTGGAGTACCGGTCGGCGAGCGTGATGGAGTCGCCGGAGATCGAGTGCATCATCGTGGAGTCGGTGGACCCAGAGGGTCCGTTCGGCGCGAAGGAAGCGAGCGAGGGGAGTTTGGCGGCGGCGATCCCGGCGGTGGCGAACGCGATCTACGACGCGGTGGGAGTGCGGTTGCGCGAAGCGCCGTTCACGCC
- a CDS encoding rhodanese-like domain-containing protein — MKAISIVFVGLGLLVGCGEKKQQTAATPAAPASTGAATAATTKSTGAMEVSIEITPEEAKQKLDQGEAVLIDVREPWEVQTASVAGAKNIPMGDVASRQQELDPDKNILVLCHHGVRSLKVTNWLREHGFEKAQSVRGGIDAWSKKVDPKVPTY; from the coding sequence ATGAAGGCAATATCTATCGTGTTTGTGGGGCTTGGGTTACTGGTGGGGTGCGGGGAGAAGAAGCAGCAGACGGCGGCGACGCCGGCGGCGCCAGCCTCCACGGGGGCCGCGACGGCGGCGACAACGAAATCAACAGGAGCCATGGAAGTGTCGATCGAGATCACGCCGGAAGAGGCGAAGCAGAAACTGGATCAAGGGGAAGCGGTGTTGATCGACGTGCGCGAGCCGTGGGAGGTGCAGACGGCGAGCGTGGCCGGGGCGAAGAACATTCCGATGGGGGACGTGGCGTCGCGGCAGCAGGAACTGGATCCGGACAAGAACATCCTCGTGCTGTGCCATCACGGGGTGCGGTCGCTGAAGGTGACGAACTGGCTGCGCGAGCACGGGTTCGAGAAGGCGCAGTCGGTGCGAGGCGGGATCGATGCGTGGTCGAAGAAGGTGGACCCGAAGGTGCCGACCTACTAG
- a CDS encoding enoyl-CoA hydratase/isomerase family protein, translating into MTFGKIKVEHTAPAARITLANRSQNVIDVPMMEELVGALAELEKRADVAAIVIGGSEKAFSAGVDIAAHTPDKVRGMLEKFHAVVRTMVASRKVLVAEVKGNCLGGGAELAVVCDVVITAGDAVWGFPEITLACFPPVAAVALPVLVGQKRAAELVLTGKTISGAEAERIGLANVVCGARQVEARSRELTSRLAELSPAAVALTKKALYAWEAVHFEKGLARAEKIYLDELVKTADCKEGIAAWMEKRRPKWSGK; encoded by the coding sequence TCACGCTGGCGAACCGGTCGCAGAACGTCATCGACGTGCCGATGATGGAGGAGTTGGTCGGCGCGCTGGCGGAGCTGGAGAAACGCGCGGACGTGGCGGCGATCGTGATCGGGGGGAGCGAGAAGGCGTTCTCGGCGGGAGTGGACATCGCGGCGCACACGCCGGACAAGGTGCGCGGGATGCTGGAGAAGTTCCACGCGGTGGTGCGGACGATGGTCGCGAGCCGGAAGGTGCTGGTCGCGGAGGTGAAGGGCAACTGCCTGGGCGGCGGAGCGGAGCTGGCGGTGGTGTGCGACGTGGTCATCACGGCCGGCGATGCGGTGTGGGGATTCCCGGAGATCACGCTGGCGTGTTTCCCGCCGGTGGCGGCGGTGGCGCTGCCGGTGCTGGTGGGGCAGAAGCGGGCGGCGGAGCTGGTGCTGACGGGAAAGACGATCTCGGGGGCGGAGGCGGAGCGGATAGGGTTGGCGAACGTGGTGTGCGGGGCGCGGCAGGTGGAGGCGCGGTCGCGCGAGCTGACGTCGCGGCTGGCGGAGCTGTCGCCGGCGGCGGTGGCGCTGACGAAGAAGGCGCTGTACGCGTGGGAGGCGGTCCACTTCGAGAAGGGGCTGGCGCGGGCGGAGAAGATCTATCTGGATGAGCTAGTGAAGACGGCGGACTGCAAGGAAGGTATCGCGGCGTGGATGGAGAAGAGAAGGCCGAAGTGGAGCGGGAAGTGA
- a CDS encoding (2Fe-2S)-binding protein, translating to MKKELIELRVNGRKREVAIPPNKLLLDVLREDLGLTGSKRGCDDSSCGACTVQVNHVPVLACTVLAASVAGDEYEVLTIEGITEHGALNAIQKAYGDWGGAQCGYCTPGFLMTVKAVLAANPEPTDEEIRRSLSSNLCRCTGYTQMYEAVKAAIEAEQKGMAAAK from the coding sequence ATGAAGAAAGAGCTGATCGAGCTTCGAGTGAACGGGCGGAAGCGGGAGGTGGCGATCCCGCCGAACAAGCTGCTGCTCGACGTGCTGCGCGAGGACCTGGGGCTGACGGGGTCGAAGCGCGGGTGCGACGACTCGTCGTGCGGGGCGTGTACGGTGCAGGTGAACCACGTGCCGGTGCTGGCGTGCACGGTGCTGGCGGCGAGCGTGGCGGGCGACGAGTACGAGGTGCTGACGATCGAGGGCATCACCGAGCACGGCGCGCTGAACGCGATCCAGAAGGCGTACGGCGACTGGGGCGGGGCGCAGTGCGGGTACTGCACGCCTGGGTTCCTGATGACGGTGAAGGCGGTGCTGGCGGCGAATCCGGAGCCGACGGACGAGGAGATACGGCGGTCGCTCTCGAGCAACCTGTGCCGCTGCACGGGATACACGCAGATGTACGAGGCGGTGAAGGCGGCGATCGAGGCGGAGCAGAAGGGGATGGCGGCGGCGAAGTAG
- a CDS encoding antibiotic biosynthesis monooxygenase, whose protein sequence is MIARMWHGVTKASDGDAYAEFLRARAVPDYMSVAGNQGVYILRREEGERTHFMTLTFWESRAAIEQFAGKEIERAKYYEEDRQFLLEFEKNVVHYEIL, encoded by the coding sequence ATGATCGCGAGGATGTGGCACGGAGTGACGAAGGCGAGTGACGGGGACGCGTACGCGGAGTTCCTGCGGGCGAGAGCGGTGCCGGACTACATGAGCGTGGCGGGGAACCAAGGCGTGTACATCCTGCGGCGCGAAGAAGGCGAGCGGACACACTTCATGACGCTGACGTTCTGGGAGTCGCGGGCGGCGATCGAGCAGTTCGCGGGTAAAGAGATCGAGCGGGCCAAGTATTACGAGGAAGACCGGCAGTTTCTGCTGGAGTTCGAGAAGAACGTGGTGCACTACGAGATCCTCTGA